Proteins from a genomic interval of Streptomyces sp. NBC_01445:
- a CDS encoding YceI family protein: protein MSLTEPHTRTAPADLAGAWALEPSASSVEFTGRHFLLLPVTGSMPVRSGAAELDGDGRLAHLDVALDAAGFTTGNPRRDDAVRGPAFLDAERHPLLRFDGESLAAAGEPWTVPGQLSVKGRAVPLVLTVDEVVPEGARTLVRASATVDRHAYGVSAMRAMVGPRLRVRVTAVFVRA from the coding sequence ATGTCCCTCACTGAACCGCACACGCGCACCGCGCCGGCCGACCTCGCCGGTGCCTGGGCCCTCGAACCCTCCGCCAGTTCCGTCGAGTTCACCGGCCGGCACTTTCTCCTCCTCCCGGTGACCGGGTCGATGCCGGTGCGCTCCGGCGCCGCGGAACTCGACGGCGACGGCCGTCTCGCGCACCTCGACGTCGCGCTCGACGCGGCCGGCTTCACGACCGGCAACCCGCGCCGGGACGACGCCGTCCGCGGCCCCGCCTTCCTCGACGCGGAGCGCCATCCGCTCCTGCGCTTCGACGGTGAGTCCCTCGCCGCGGCCGGCGAGCCGTGGACCGTCCCGGGTCAGCTGTCCGTCAAGGGCCGCGCGGTGCCGCTGGTCCTCACGGTCGACGAGGTCGTCCCGGAGGGCGCCCGCACGCTGGTCCGCGCGTCGGCGACGGTCGACCGGCACGCGTACGGCGTGAGCGCGATGCGGGCGATGGTGGGTCCCCGGCTGCGGGTGCGGGTGACGGCGGTGTTCGTACGCGCCTGA
- a CDS encoding thiopeptide-type bacteriocin biosynthesis protein, translating to MTWSSWHLHLATTARSAHDRVLTDVIGPMIGELAPGTPWFFIRYWQAGPHLRLRIGDLDPDTYDHVEEVLRVRLADAGALRPGEEPLDPDAYLEGAGALASAGEQGDDRHVRAMLAPGVHRADYEPEFDRYGGPALMPATEDLFRLSSELVLRLAPKAPSQRQRALLALRGTMAAAAALGDTAERGYFYAHGLGAWRAWAGEAGYPDELLDSLTTITRDAGAKPVDPLAHGPFAHWHDGLAALTGDIRAKSPTHPGMILFSHAHMLHNRLGLSLLEELRNYAWLAHVFPVAEGALA from the coding sequence ATGACATGGAGCTCGTGGCACCTCCACCTCGCCACCACCGCCCGGTCCGCGCACGACCGCGTCCTGACCGACGTGATCGGCCCCATGATCGGCGAACTCGCCCCAGGCACACCCTGGTTCTTCATCCGCTACTGGCAAGCGGGGCCGCATCTACGGCTGCGGATAGGGGACCTGGACCCGGATACGTATGACCACGTCGAGGAGGTGCTGCGCGTCCGGCTCGCCGACGCCGGCGCGCTCCGGCCCGGCGAGGAGCCCCTCGACCCCGACGCCTACCTCGAAGGCGCGGGAGCGCTCGCCTCGGCGGGCGAGCAGGGCGACGACCGGCACGTACGGGCCATGCTGGCGCCCGGCGTCCACCGCGCCGACTACGAGCCCGAGTTCGACCGCTACGGCGGCCCCGCCCTGATGCCCGCCACCGAGGACCTGTTCCGCCTCTCCAGCGAACTCGTCCTGCGCCTCGCGCCGAAGGCCCCCTCGCAGCGGCAGCGCGCCCTGCTCGCCCTGCGCGGCACCATGGCCGCCGCCGCGGCCCTGGGCGACACGGCGGAACGCGGCTACTTCTACGCGCACGGTCTGGGCGCCTGGCGCGCCTGGGCCGGGGAGGCCGGCTACCCGGACGAGCTCCTCGACTCACTGACGACCATCACCAGGGACGCCGGGGCCAAGCCCGTGGACCCGCTCGCCCACGGCCCGTTCGCGCACTGGCACGACGGGCTCGCCGCTCTCACCGGCGACATCCGGGCGAAGTCGCCGACCCACCCCGGAATGATCCTCTTCTCGCACGCCCACATGCTCCACAACCGCCTGGGCCTGAGCCTCCTCGAGGAGCTGCGCAACTACGCGTGGCTGGCGCATGTCTTCCCGGTCGCGGAGGGCGCCCTCGCCTGA
- a CDS encoding nitroreductase family protein, translating into MTAPAPARRSPVELPGPEGDNSIAREPLWYAYGAGADRPEPPPWTWTPEPPPDTHVPPEPPRAGAPRETLPLGTVDLLEAMPYPALPSPRDVPDRLARALITAFGPQRREPENPYNDHRPYASPRCLFPVHAFVAGGSGGAPWRVLDPDRHALTGEPDGGAPRRIALTGRYTSVPAAYKWFRGSLVALELGIVLRALGVGFELFDVPARLSLPGPDGHELLGDLGLDPAWEWSLPLTLDIGDPAPLLPVRRRAAVPDLRDPSLADLVRVNRQQTYDSSPVPVGRAIPRELPPSRTVPNWAELLWQRHSGRMPRALHGMSGRRARLPAEAFDTALRWLAVPPPGPDLAAAFDAVNVTAVVQGIDGHEDGVHRAVPGGARLLRADPEAPARLEEHYGYGVSPVNGCRIRHAPMTVFFSVRPRDLFARSGPAGWGAAQHAVGWAAHGLCLSAAASGLFARPVRAFKEIPTQRVLGLDPDETIVLSVVVGAPQDSGGALLDLRL; encoded by the coding sequence GTGACCGCCCCCGCGCCGGCCCGGCGTTCCCCCGTGGAACTGCCGGGCCCCGAAGGCGACAACAGCATCGCGCGCGAACCCCTCTGGTACGCGTACGGCGCCGGCGCCGACCGGCCCGAGCCGCCCCCGTGGACCTGGACCCCGGAACCTCCCCCGGACACACACGTCCCGCCCGAGCCTCCGCGCGCGGGCGCCCCACGCGAGACCCTCCCGCTCGGCACCGTCGACCTGCTGGAGGCCATGCCCTACCCCGCGCTCCCGTCGCCGCGCGACGTGCCGGACCGCCTGGCCCGCGCGCTGATCACCGCGTTCGGCCCGCAGCGCCGCGAGCCCGAGAACCCGTACAACGACCACCGCCCCTACGCCTCTCCGCGCTGCCTCTTCCCCGTGCACGCGTTCGTGGCCGGGGGCAGTGGCGGGGCGCCCTGGCGTGTCCTCGATCCTGACCGGCACGCGCTGACCGGTGAGCCGGACGGGGGCGCGCCGCGCCGGATCGCCCTCACCGGCCGCTACACGTCGGTCCCCGCCGCCTACAAGTGGTTCAGGGGCTCGCTGGTCGCGCTCGAACTCGGCATCGTGCTGCGGGCGTTGGGTGTGGGTTTCGAGCTGTTCGACGTACCCGCCCGGCTTTCGCTGCCCGGCCCCGACGGGCACGAACTCCTGGGGGACCTCGGGCTCGACCCGGCGTGGGAGTGGTCGCTGCCGCTCACCCTCGACATCGGCGACCCGGCGCCGCTCCTGCCCGTACGGCGTCGCGCGGCCGTACCCGACCTGCGCGACCCGTCCCTCGCCGACCTCGTGCGCGTCAACAGGCAGCAGACGTACGACAGTTCACCTGTGCCGGTCGGCCGCGCGATCCCGCGGGAGCTGCCCCCCTCGCGCACCGTCCCGAACTGGGCGGAGCTCCTGTGGCAGCGGCACTCCGGGCGCATGCCCCGCGCCCTGCACGGCATGAGCGGCCGCCGCGCCCGCCTCCCCGCCGAGGCGTTCGACACCGCGCTGCGGTGGCTCGCCGTACCGCCCCCTGGGCCCGACCTCGCGGCGGCCTTCGACGCCGTGAACGTCACCGCCGTCGTCCAGGGCATCGACGGCCACGAGGACGGCGTCCACCGTGCGGTCCCGGGCGGCGCCCGCCTCCTGCGCGCCGACCCCGAAGCGCCCGCCCGCCTGGAGGAGCACTACGGGTACGGCGTCTCGCCCGTCAACGGCTGCCGCATCCGGCACGCGCCCATGACCGTGTTCTTCTCCGTGCGCCCCCGCGACCTGTTCGCCCGCTCGGGCCCGGCCGGGTGGGGCGCCGCGCAGCACGCCGTCGGCTGGGCCGCCCACGGCCTGTGCCTCTCGGCGGCGGCCTCCGGCCTCTTCGCCCGGCCCGTCCGCGCGTTCAAGGAGATCCCCACGCAACGCGTCCTCGGCCTCGACCCGGACGAGACGATCGTCCTCTCCGTCGTCGTCGGCGCCCCGCAGGACTCGGGCGGCGCACTCCTGGACCTGCGGCTGTGA
- a CDS encoding TOMM precursor leader peptide-binding protein, with protein sequence MHSDTADVISTRRAPDAYDDETWRDVVTGLSALTVADGGRVSVRRGWDLGWERQHLDAAGESGRPHLSVRIHSDEVLVGPLWAPGTDAGCAGCAEVRERTVVDHPLVGDLTHATAGTAPSEALLPELLRASLEHLARRPLGTGELYAVSARGLRRHRVARSFHCPLCGPEKGELAATEQPLPQALRNRPASPGDPTRSGDSRLVERGLLRERLVDDRFGPVRAILRESRTPFAMSMAVVPDAPAMGHGRARTFAETEPVAVLEAYERLGGFPYDIPVLTDRAYTDVAEHAVDPATLGRYTDEQLAHPTSRVTAHTADTPMDWVWGHDLDDGRALLVPADHAFYQYEYAFRRDRRAARAVTPHERKHYFYESSSGCAVGANLEEAALHSLFELAERDAFLTSWYRAAPLPHIPQSSITDPTSRAMIELIQARGFDVHLLVATRDIALPVVWVLAVNRLNPFPATFSSAGSGADPQSAIRGALREVAQLVTNPVDWTREQVEAMAEDPWLVQELEDHVRFSSIPETRERATAALGGESVTLDEAFPDWPRRLADASGGDVRGALDFVRSLFADAGLDRIVLVDQTSREHADAGIHVARAVVPGILPMCFGHAQQRLAGLPRLEAALRGTAQEHRTSPYDPHPFP encoded by the coding sequence ATGCACAGTGACACGGCTGACGTGATCAGCACGCGGCGCGCCCCCGACGCGTACGACGACGAGACCTGGCGGGACGTCGTCACCGGGCTGAGCGCCCTGACGGTCGCGGACGGCGGGCGCGTCTCCGTCCGGCGCGGCTGGGACCTCGGCTGGGAGCGCCAACACCTGGATGCGGCAGGAGAGTCGGGCCGCCCACATCTGTCCGTGCGCATCCACAGCGACGAAGTTCTCGTCGGACCGCTGTGGGCGCCGGGGACCGACGCCGGGTGCGCCGGCTGCGCCGAGGTGCGTGAGCGCACCGTCGTCGACCACCCCCTCGTCGGCGACCTCACCCACGCGACCGCCGGAACCGCACCGTCCGAGGCGCTGCTGCCCGAACTGCTCCGGGCGTCCCTGGAGCATCTGGCGCGGCGGCCCCTCGGCACCGGCGAGCTGTACGCCGTATCGGCGCGCGGCCTGCGCCGCCACCGCGTCGCCCGCAGTTTCCACTGCCCGCTGTGCGGCCCGGAGAAGGGTGAACTCGCCGCCACGGAACAGCCGTTGCCGCAAGCGCTGCGGAACCGGCCGGCGTCCCCGGGCGACCCGACCCGGTCCGGAGACAGCCGTCTCGTCGAGCGGGGCCTGCTGCGCGAGCGCCTGGTCGACGACCGCTTCGGCCCGGTCCGCGCCATCCTGCGCGAGTCCCGCACCCCGTTCGCGATGAGCATGGCCGTCGTGCCGGACGCGCCGGCGATGGGCCACGGCCGCGCCAGGACGTTCGCCGAGACCGAGCCGGTCGCCGTCCTGGAGGCGTACGAGAGGCTCGGCGGGTTCCCGTACGACATCCCGGTCCTCACGGACCGCGCGTACACGGACGTCGCCGAGCACGCCGTGGACCCGGCGACCCTCGGCCGCTACACGGACGAGCAGCTGGCCCATCCGACCAGCCGGGTGACCGCGCACACGGCCGACACCCCGATGGACTGGGTGTGGGGCCACGACCTCGACGACGGACGGGCCCTGCTCGTCCCCGCCGACCACGCCTTCTACCAGTACGAGTACGCGTTCCGCAGGGACCGGCGCGCCGCCAGGGCCGTCACACCGCACGAGCGCAAGCACTACTTCTACGAGTCCTCCAGCGGCTGCGCCGTCGGCGCGAACCTCGAAGAGGCAGCACTGCACTCGCTGTTCGAGCTGGCCGAGCGCGACGCGTTCCTGACCTCCTGGTACCGGGCCGCGCCGCTGCCCCACATCCCGCAGAGCTCGATCACCGACCCGACGAGCCGCGCCATGATCGAGCTGATCCAGGCGCGCGGCTTCGACGTCCATCTCCTGGTCGCCACGCGGGACATCGCGCTGCCCGTGGTCTGGGTCCTGGCAGTGAACCGCCTCAACCCGTTCCCCGCGACGTTCTCCTCGGCCGGATCCGGGGCGGACCCGCAGTCCGCGATCCGCGGCGCCCTTCGTGAGGTCGCCCAGCTCGTCACCAACCCGGTCGACTGGACCAGGGAACAGGTCGAGGCGATGGCCGAAGACCCCTGGCTGGTACAGGAGTTGGAGGACCACGTGCGGTTCTCCTCGATCCCCGAGACGCGCGAGCGGGCCACAGCCGCGCTCGGCGGCGAGAGCGTCACCCTGGACGAGGCGTTCCCCGACTGGCCGCGGCGCCTCGCCGACGCGTCGGGCGGCGATGTGCGGGGCGCCCTGGACTTCGTGCGCTCCTTGTTCGCCGACGCGGGCCTCGACCGGATCGTCCTCGTCGACCAGACGAGCCGCGAGCACGCCGACGCGGGCATCCACGTCGCGCGCGCGGTCGTCCCCGGCATCCTGCCGATGTGCTTCGGCCACGCGCAGCAGCGCCTGGCGGGCCTGCCCCGCCTGGAGGCGGCCCTGCGCGGCACGGCCCAGGAGCACCGGACGTCCCCCTACGACCCCCACCCGTTCCCGTGA
- a CDS encoding DUF7010 family protein, whose amino-acid sequence MTTDTECLALTQNLRRRGAIVLAVFALVWAFAGGSGISAVGVSVTVGVLAAAVTVVAVVLAFRGGAGPASRMVRLPEKWNRGVGMVNMAELVAIFVVIAASNASGHPELIPPGICLVVGLHFFPLARLFDQWQYKWTAVFLTAVAVAGLVVAAAGTTMETVRVVVGLGAALVLWASSFHVAVRG is encoded by the coding sequence ATGACTACGGACACGGAGTGCCTTGCACTCACGCAGAATCTGCGCCGCCGCGGGGCCATCGTCCTCGCGGTTTTTGCCCTGGTGTGGGCTTTTGCGGGCGGCTCCGGCATAAGTGCCGTGGGGGTTTCGGTGACGGTCGGCGTGCTCGCCGCCGCGGTGACCGTCGTGGCGGTGGTCCTGGCCTTCCGCGGCGGGGCCGGACCGGCCTCGCGCATGGTGCGGCTCCCGGAGAAGTGGAACCGCGGGGTCGGCATGGTGAACATGGCCGAGCTGGTGGCGATCTTCGTGGTCATCGCCGCGTCGAACGCGAGCGGCCACCCCGAGCTGATCCCGCCCGGTATCTGCCTGGTCGTGGGCCTGCACTTCTTCCCGCTCGCCCGCCTCTTCGACCAGTGGCAGTACAAGTGGACGGCCGTCTTCCTGACGGCGGTCGCGGTGGCCGGCCTGGTGGTGGCGGCGGCCGGCACGACCATGGAGACCGTGCGTGTGGTGGTCGGCCTCGGCGCGGCGCTGGTGCTGTGGGCCTCGTCGTTCCACGTCGCCGTGCGCGGCTGA
- a CDS encoding thiazolylpeptide-type bacteriocin has translation MSINDIKNGDDAEKAFDSFDVDELETLEVAQGVALPEMGASSGSIGTSSSSSSTCSAC, from the coding sequence ATGAGCATCAACGACATCAAGAACGGCGACGACGCGGAGAAGGCGTTCGACAGCTTCGACGTCGACGAGCTGGAGACCCTTGAGGTCGCGCAGGGTGTCGCGCTCCCCGAGATGGGCGCTTCCAGCGGTTCGATCGGCACCTCGTCGTCCTCGTCCAGCACCTGCTCCGCCTGCTGA
- a CDS encoding thiazolylpeptide-type bacteriocin has translation MSINDIKNGDDAEKAFDSFDVDELETLEVAQGVALPEMGASSGSIGTSSSSSSTCSAC, from the coding sequence ATGAGCATCAACGACATCAAGAACGGCGACGACGCGGAGAAGGCGTTCGACAGCTTCGACGTCGACGAGCTGGAGACCCTTGAGGTCGCGCAGGGCGTGGCCCTTCCCGAGATGGGCGCCTCCAGCGGTTCGATCGGCACCTCGTCGTCCTCGTCCAGCACCTGCTCCGCCTGCTGA
- a CDS encoding SagB/ThcOx family dehydrogenase, with product MQTEKPAESPPRTAPAFRADVRVLFDGESATLAGPATSLTLRPVRGGIRTALGRLAEGPRPMSELLDGLRAAEAVQVERLLDRAGHLVARSVLTRGGPADRRELLRVEPTAPDAEHRIAVVAPGTTVRLSRFAFCRTREGVLVLESPLVKFRAVLVDRAARELVAALGEPVAAGALGTGLSEDDALDALAHLVGAGFVEPADQEGAFASDTEPTLRQWDFHDLLFHSRIRSGRYDDVFGAVYPYRGEIDPQPAVKPAPDGPAVDLYRPTREEIAGRDPSLTTALETRRSIRSYGEGELTAEQLGEFLYRVARVRAHYTPEDGSGRDEVVSRPYPSGGQGYELELYVTVRRCAGLDAGIYYYDPVAHRLVLVNDAETDRESLFHVASRATGMEARPDVLITVTARFQRMAWKYRAIAYATTLRHTGVLYQTMYLVATALGLAPCGLGNGDADMSARVLGLDYLKESSVGDFLLGSRSPDDSVAGDPEAGWAMLNSPEWSLPVNSPVINVSEGAQRLATE from the coding sequence ATGCAGACCGAGAAGCCGGCGGAATCACCGCCGCGCACCGCGCCCGCGTTCCGCGCCGACGTCCGGGTCCTCTTCGACGGGGAGTCGGCGACCCTCGCGGGCCCGGCCACCTCGCTCACCCTGCGACCGGTGCGCGGCGGCATCCGCACCGCGCTCGGCCGGCTCGCCGAAGGGCCGCGCCCCATGAGCGAGTTGCTGGACGGGCTGCGGGCCGCCGAGGCCGTCCAGGTGGAACGGCTCCTCGACCGCGCGGGCCATCTGGTCGCGCGCAGTGTCCTCACTCGGGGCGGACCCGCCGACCGCAGGGAGCTCCTGCGCGTCGAGCCCACCGCGCCTGACGCCGAGCACCGGATCGCCGTGGTGGCGCCGGGCACGACCGTGCGCCTCTCCCGGTTCGCGTTCTGCCGTACCCGCGAGGGCGTACTGGTCCTGGAGTCGCCGCTCGTGAAGTTCCGCGCGGTGCTCGTGGACCGCGCGGCCCGCGAGCTGGTCGCCGCCCTGGGCGAACCCGTGGCGGCCGGCGCGCTCGGCACCGGACTGAGCGAGGACGACGCCCTCGACGCGCTCGCCCACCTCGTGGGCGCCGGCTTCGTCGAACCCGCCGACCAGGAAGGCGCGTTCGCCTCCGACACGGAGCCGACACTGCGGCAGTGGGACTTTCACGACCTGCTGTTCCACTCCCGCATCCGCTCCGGGCGCTACGACGACGTGTTCGGCGCCGTCTACCCGTACCGCGGCGAGATCGACCCCCAGCCCGCCGTGAAGCCGGCCCCGGACGGACCGGCCGTGGATCTGTACCGGCCCACGCGCGAGGAGATCGCCGGGCGCGACCCCTCCCTCACCACCGCCCTGGAGACGCGCCGCTCCATCCGCTCCTACGGAGAAGGGGAGTTGACGGCCGAGCAGCTGGGCGAGTTCCTCTACCGGGTCGCCCGCGTGCGCGCCCACTACACCCCCGAGGACGGCAGCGGACGCGACGAGGTCGTCTCCCGTCCCTATCCCAGCGGCGGCCAGGGCTACGAACTCGAGCTGTACGTGACCGTGCGGCGCTGCGCGGGGCTCGACGCCGGCATCTACTACTACGACCCCGTGGCGCACCGCCTCGTCCTCGTCAACGACGCGGAGACGGACCGGGAGTCCCTCTTCCATGTGGCGTCACGCGCCACTGGGATGGAGGCGCGCCCTGACGTGCTCATCACCGTCACGGCGCGCTTCCAGCGCATGGCGTGGAAGTACCGCGCCATCGCCTACGCGACGACGCTGCGGCACACCGGTGTGCTCTACCAGACCATGTACCTGGTGGCGACGGCCCTCGGTCTCGCCCCGTGCGGCCTGGGCAACGGCGACGCCGACATGTCGGCCCGTGTCCTCGGCCTCGACTATCTGAAGGAGTCGTCCGTCGGCGACTTCCTGCTGGGCAGCCGCAGCCCCGACGACTCCGTGGCCGGCGATCCCGAGGCGGGCTGGGCCATGCTCAACAGCCCGGAATGGTCGCTGCCGGTCAATTCCCCCGTGATAAATGTCAGCGAGGGGGCGCAAAGGCTGGCCACCGAATGA
- a CDS encoding multicopper oxidase family protein, translating into MLTRRHAIRLGLTTGAVGAVGAAGGLFQTLTSGGSANAATAAGAPAVTPFAAPLPVPKVLAPYRRTSTADYYAVTMSRTSHEILPGTRTDVLTYNGTFPGPTIRARKGRTAVVRQINALDMPTSVHLHGGSNPVEHDGGMMDTIAPGRSRTYVYANDQVGATLWTHDHAHHMESEHVYRGLSGLYLLGDKAEDALGLPSGRYEVPLILRDAQFDAAGQMVYTMDDAENRTTILVNGAPWPYMKVEARKYRFRMLNSCNLRIFILCLNDGSQVTQIGSDGGLLPAPAATPVLVLSPGERADFVVDFSKYAPGTQLTLQNMLGPGPTELVGQIMRFDVGEKTPDTSRVPDVLTTLPALPKPTVERSFELRMDEPGTGDKAYINGKTFDAGRIDTNIKWGDTEVWTVTNTSTTIPHNFHTHLVQFRILERDGQPVYPAEAGLKDTVLLFPGQTARLQLTFDTHKGVYPYHCHMIDHSAMGMMAQMKIS; encoded by the coding sequence GTGCTTACACGTCGTCATGCAATACGCCTCGGTCTCACCACCGGTGCCGTCGGCGCGGTGGGCGCCGCGGGAGGGCTCTTCCAGACACTGACGTCGGGCGGATCCGCGAACGCGGCAACGGCGGCCGGCGCCCCGGCCGTCACGCCGTTCGCGGCCCCGCTCCCCGTGCCCAAGGTCCTCGCCCCGTACCGGAGAACGAGCACCGCCGACTACTACGCGGTCACCATGAGCCGCACCAGCCACGAGATCCTGCCCGGCACCCGCACGGACGTCCTCACCTACAACGGCACGTTCCCCGGCCCCACCATCCGGGCCCGCAAGGGGCGCACCGCGGTGGTCCGACAGATCAACGCCCTGGACATGCCGACCTCCGTCCATCTGCACGGCGGCAGCAACCCCGTGGAGCACGACGGCGGCATGATGGACACGATCGCGCCGGGCCGCTCCAGGACGTACGTGTACGCCAACGACCAGGTCGGCGCCACGCTGTGGACGCACGACCACGCCCACCACATGGAGTCCGAGCACGTCTACCGAGGCCTTTCCGGTCTCTATCTGCTCGGCGACAAGGCGGAGGACGCGCTCGGCCTGCCGTCCGGCCGGTACGAGGTACCGCTGATCCTGCGTGACGCGCAGTTCGACGCGGCCGGCCAGATGGTCTACACGATGGACGACGCGGAGAACCGGACGACCATCCTGGTCAACGGCGCCCCGTGGCCGTACATGAAGGTCGAGGCGCGCAAGTACCGCTTCCGGATGCTGAATTCATGCAACCTGCGCATCTTCATCCTCTGCCTGAACGACGGCAGCCAGGTCACCCAGATCGGCTCGGACGGCGGCCTGCTCCCGGCACCCGCCGCCACCCCGGTCCTCGTCCTGTCCCCCGGTGAGCGCGCCGACTTCGTCGTCGACTTCTCCAAGTACGCGCCCGGCACCCAGCTCACGCTCCAGAACATGCTGGGCCCGGGACCGACCGAACTCGTCGGCCAGATCATGCGGTTCGACGTCGGCGAGAAGACACCCGACACCAGCCGCGTGCCCGACGTCCTCACCACCCTGCCCGCCCTGCCGAAGCCGACCGTCGAGCGCAGCTTCGAGCTGCGGATGGACGAGCCCGGCACCGGCGACAAGGCCTACATCAACGGAAAGACCTTCGACGCCGGCCGCATCGACACGAACATCAAATGGGGCGACACCGAGGTCTGGACGGTCACGAACACCAGCACCACGATTCCGCACAACTTCCATACGCATCTGGTGCAGTTCCGCATTCTCGAACGCGACGGGCAGCCGGTCTATCCGGCGGAGGCCGGCCTCAAGGACACCGTGCTGCTCTTTCCGGGGCAGACGGCCAGACTCCAGCTCACCTTCGACACGCACAAGGGCGTCTATCCCTATCACTGCCACATGATCGACCACAGCGCCATGGGAATGATGGCGCAAATGAAGATCTCTTGA